In the Vicinamibacteria bacterium genome, GACAGGAAGCCACCGAAGTCCCAGCCGCCCGAATAGGAGAAGGGTGCTGCCTGGTTGGTGTTCCAGCGCCAGGCGCCTTCCCAGTTCGTATAGGTCCCGGGTCGCACGAGAATCCCGGGGAAGATCTCGAACGGCTCCGTCAGCCCCTCTACCGTGTGGTTCATCGCCGGGCTGAAGAATGCGCCGCTCTCGAAGTCCACGTGACTGTCGACGTGGACGCGCTCGCTCTCCTTGAAGCCGGTGAAGTCCCAGAAACCGTCGTAGGTGACGTGCGGCCGCAGCTCGCGAAGCCAGGCGATATCGTTTCTGAGGTTCAGGAAGACGGTGCCTTCGACGTTTCGGTAATCGCTTCGGGTGAGAAATCCCACCTCGGGATTAAAATCGTCCCCGACTTCGGTGTAGGCGAGCGCCACCCGCCCCGCTCTCTTTTCGTACTCGGCTCGAGCATTGAATGCGTGCTCGCGACCGCCGACGTTGGGGGTCTCGGTCCGAGCGGCAAACCCCGTGAGAGTGAAGGCCTCGCCGACCCCGAGCTTGCCGTCGACACCCCAAGTTCGGTTCCAATTGTCGTCGCCGGCGAGGTCGCCCGTGCCCAGGCGGTTCACGAACAAGGCCCCGACGCCGGAGCGATTGGGAAACTCGCGGCTCAAGCTCGCGACGGTGTAGTTGTTGGCGGAGGTGAGCTCGGCAACTTCTTCGGTCTGCATGTTCAGAACACCGACGTTGTAGGCCCCTGCCTTACCGCTCAGCCGGGCGCCCCCCAGGATGGGGACCGGGGTGCCGTCGGGGCCGATCCCGATTCGGCGGCTGAAGAACAGCTCCGCCGATTGGTTGAGGCCCATCGCGAAGTTTCCCGCGTTCTCGAGAAAGAAGGGTCGTTTCTCGGGGAAGAAGAGATTGAACCGAGTCAGATTGATTTGCTGCTCGTCGACCTCGACCTGGGCGAAATCAGTGTTGTAGGTCAGGTCGAGGTTGAGACTCGGACTGACGCCGAACTTGGCATCGACTCCGAAATCGCCGTTCAGATCGTTCGTATCGCTGGTGGTGTAGTCACGCTCCGATGATCCGAGCACGTAGGGCGTCACCTTGAAATTGCGAGGGGTCTCCAGCTCGAGCCCGTGCAGCTCGCCGGCGGAAGAGAGTCGATAGAGGTTGTAGATGCGGGAGACCGGCGACCAGTAGACCTCTTCGCGCTTGCGTCGGATATTACGCTGAAAGTTCAGGCCCCAGACTTGAGGCTTCTCCGATCCGTAGCGCAACGTACGGAGGGGTATGGCGAACTCCGCCGACCAGCCGTATTCCCCCATCTGGGTGGCCACGATCCAGCTGGCGTCCCAGTTCAAGTTGAACCCCCCTCCCGAGCCGGTCTGCGAACGTCCACTGCCAGGTTGACCCTGGCCGCCTTCGCCCTCGTTGGTCACCTGACCGTCATACTCGATACCCGCGGGATTGGTGCCGAACACGAACCCGTTCTGGCGATCGAGATAGGTGTCGAGGATGATCTGAAAGGAATCCGTGTCGTCGAGGCTCGCATCGCGGCGCGAGTCGGTGACGATGATCCCCGAGGGATCGCTGTCGTAGCAAACCACACCCACATAGAGAGTGCGGCTGTCGTAGACGATCCTCACCTCCGTCCGCTCGGTGGCCGGCTGACCCTCGTAGGGCTCCGCCTGCACGAAGTCGGTGATGAGCTTGCCCTTTTGCCAGACTTGGTCATCGACGAGCCCGTCGATGACTGGCGCCTCTTCGGCGGGCGCGGCCTCGGCAGTGCGAAGCGTGGAGGGCGAAGCGGTCAAACGGTTGGAGGCCGCCAGGGTGAGGGCGACGAATAGCAGGCCCCTAAAAGCGAAAAACATCATTCTGGACAATTTAGACGCCACACGGCATCGTCGCAACTTTATAAGAGCTGCCGAGAGATATAGCTAGCGGGAGAGGAGGCCCGCCGCCTCCTTGGCGAAGTAGGTGAGAATCATGTCCGCTCCCGCGCGCTTGATCGCGATGAGTGCCTCGAGGATGGCGCGATCGCGCTCGATCCAGCCCCGTTCGGCCGCGGCTACGATCATTCCGTACTCGCCGGACACGTTATAGGCGGCAACGGGGACGTCGAAGGCCGCACGAACTCGGGCGATCACGTCGAGATAGGGCAGAGCCGGCTTGACCATGACGACGTCGGCCCCCTGCTCGATATCCAGGGCGACCTCGCGAAGCGCCTCGCGCGCATTCGCCGGATCCATCTGGTAAGTCTTCTTGTCGCCTTTTTTCGGCGCGGAGTCCAGAGCACCGCGGAACGGGCCGTAGAAGCACGAGGCATACTTGGCCGAGTAGGACAGGATGCCCACCGAGGTGTGCCCGCCCTCGTCGAGTGCCGCCCGAATCGCACCGACGCGCCCGTCCATCATATCGGACGGCGCGACCCAGTCAGCACCTGCTTCCGCGTGGACGAGGGCCATCCGGCACAGCACCGCCACCGTCTCGTCGTTCGCGACTTCACCATCGATGACTAATCCATCGTGACCGTCACTCGAGTACGGATCGAGGGCGACGTCGGTCTGGACGCAAAGCTCGGGCAGGGCTTCCTTGAGCGCGCGAATCGCGCGAGGAACGACACCTTCGGGATTCTCGGCTTGAGAGGCGGCCGCATCTTTCACCGAAGAGTAACCGAAGAGGTTCACCGCGCGGACACCGAGCGACCAGAGCTCACCGGCTTCACGAACGACCTCGTCGGGTGAGAGCCGGAACTGACCCGGCATCGTGTCGATGGGCTCCCTGAGAGACCGACCGTCCTTGACGAAGAGGGGAGCGATGAGCTCGCCGGCAACGAGCTCGGTCTCGCGGACCAGCGTGCGCATCGGCTCCGTTCGTCTGAGACGACGCGGGCGGAAGATCAGATCCATGGTCGAGTATTTACCAGAATGGTCGCCGACCGACAACATGGGATATCCTGCTCGCCTGCCACCAGGAGGTAACGTCATCGAGAGCCAACGGGAGAGATTCATCGAGCTCCTCGCGGAGTACGGCGTAATTCGCTTTGGAGATTTCGTTTTGAAGTCAGGGCGCAAGTCACCCTACTTCATCAACGCGGGGGAGCTCCGTACCGGCCGGGCCCTCAAGGGACTCGGCCGGGCCTATGCCGAGCGCCTCTCGTCCGCCGGTCTCGGCTGCGACATCGTTTTCGGTCCATCGTACAAGGGGGTCCCTCTCGCGGTGGCGACCGCGCTCGCCCTGGCCGAGGGCGACCGAGAGGTCGGTTTCTGCTTCGACCGGAAAGAGCCAAAGGGTCACGGTGAGGGCGGGCTGTTCGTGGGAATGACGCCCTTCGACGGCAGCCGCGTGGTCATCGTGGACGACGTGATCACCTCGGGCGGATCGATTCGCCACGCGGCCGAGCTTCTTCGCGCCTCGGCGGACGTGGAGCTCACCGGCATCATCGTCGCCGTGGATCGTCAGGAGCGCGGCCGCGAGAAGAACACCCTCCTCGAGCTCGAAGAGGATCTGGGCGTTTCCGTTCACGCGATCGTGACGATAGGCGACGTCGTTTCTCATCTCGGCCGCACGGGACGATTGCCCCGCGACGAAGCCTCCGCCATCTCAACTTATCTCGACCGCCACTCGGCGAACCGTCCCTGATAGGATCGACGTCCGGGATCCAGCAATGCAGGCCGAAGAGCGCGTTCGAGAAGGAAATGCGGCCTTCTACCGAGCGCTCACCCAGCTGGATCTCGATGCCATGGAACGGTTGTGGCTTCACACGGACTGGGTTCGATGTATCCATCCGGGTTGGGAGCTCCTCATCGGATGGCGGGCCGTGCGGGCGAGCTGGGAAGGTATCTTCCAGCACACCGAGAGCCATCGCGTGGAGGTGGGGGACGTGGCGATCCATCTTTCGGGCGCTCTCGGTTGGGTCAGCTGCGTCGAGCGGATCGACGCTCGAGGCCGAGTCAGCTTCACCGCTGCCACGAACCTCTTCCAGGAAACCATGGACGGCTGGCGTATGATTCTTCATCACGCCTCGATCATCCCGGTGACGGAAATGGCGACCCAGCCGGGACTCGTCCACTGACCGTGCGAATCCTCGTCATCGGGGGCAATGCCGCAGGCTTGACCGCGGCATCG is a window encoding:
- a CDS encoding DUF5916 domain-containing protein; translated protein: MMFFAFRGLLFVALTLAASNRLTASPSTLRTAEAAPAEEAPVIDGLVDDQVWQKGKLITDFVQAEPYEGQPATERTEVRIVYDSRTLYVGVVCYDSDPSGIIVTDSRRDASLDDTDSFQIILDTYLDRQNGFVFGTNPAGIEYDGQVTNEGEGGQGQPGSGRSQTGSGGGFNLNWDASWIVATQMGEYGWSAEFAIPLRTLRYGSEKPQVWGLNFQRNIRRKREEVYWSPVSRIYNLYRLSSAGELHGLELETPRNFKVTPYVLGSSERDYTTSDTNDLNGDFGVDAKFGVSPSLNLDLTYNTDFAQVEVDEQQINLTRFNLFFPEKRPFFLENAGNFAMGLNQSAELFFSRRIGIGPDGTPVPILGGARLSGKAGAYNVGVLNMQTEEVAELTSANNYTVASLSREFPNRSGVGALFVNRLGTGDLAGDDNWNRTWGVDGKLGVGEAFTLTGFAARTETPNVGGREHAFNARAEYEKRAGRVALAYTEVGDDFNPEVGFLTRSDYRNVEGTVFLNLRNDIAWLRELRPHVTYDGFWDFTGFKESERVHVDSHVDFESGAFFSPAMNHTVEGLTEPFEIFPGILVRPGTYTNWEGAWRWNTNQAAPFSYSGGWDFGGFLSGNRTGLETTLNYRYKSKVITSVTWEYNDIDLTEGSFVTNLGQLRVSYNFTPLIYLQALVQYNDRADTWSSNVRFSWLNTAGTGLFVVYNDTEGLGDVLIGPQNRSFIVKYTHQFDVLR
- the hemB gene encoding porphobilinogen synthase; translation: MDLIFRPRRLRRTEPMRTLVRETELVAGELIAPLFVKDGRSLREPIDTMPGQFRLSPDEVVREAGELWSLGVRAVNLFGYSSVKDAAASQAENPEGVVPRAIRALKEALPELCVQTDVALDPYSSDGHDGLVIDGEVANDETVAVLCRMALVHAEAGADWVAPSDMMDGRVGAIRAALDEGGHTSVGILSYSAKYASCFYGPFRGALDSAPKKGDKKTYQMDPANAREALREVALDIEQGADVVMVKPALPYLDVIARVRAAFDVPVAAYNVSGEYGMIVAAAERGWIERDRAILEALIAIKRAGADMILTYFAKEAAGLLSR
- the pyrE gene encoding orotate phosphoribosyltransferase, encoding MVEYLPEWSPTDNMGYPARLPPGGNVIESQRERFIELLAEYGVIRFGDFVLKSGRKSPYFINAGELRTGRALKGLGRAYAERLSSAGLGCDIVFGPSYKGVPLAVATALALAEGDREVGFCFDRKEPKGHGEGGLFVGMTPFDGSRVVIVDDVITSGGSIRHAAELLRASADVELTGIIVAVDRQERGREKNTLLELEEDLGVSVHAIVTIGDVVSHLGRTGRLPRDEASAISTYLDRHSANRP
- a CDS encoding nuclear transport factor 2 family protein, which codes for MQAEERVREGNAAFYRALTQLDLDAMERLWLHTDWVRCIHPGWELLIGWRAVRASWEGIFQHTESHRVEVGDVAIHLSGALGWVSCVERIDARGRVSFTAATNLFQETMDGWRMILHHASIIPVTEMATQPGLVH